TTGCAGCTTGGAATAGCTTGCGATCCATGCAAATGCGCTCACTATGGATGTTTGTTTTCTGAGAATCACTAGTTGTCAAAGGGCTCATGAGAAGCAACAGAAGAAGAAGCCATTGCATATTAAATTTATATGTTATTGTAATAATGTTCATTGTATGCATACATATAATGCCACGACCCAAGCCCTATGCCAtgacagatttgtaatatccataacttggctggtcaaaggtcaaactttgacccttgttgtaaaatagtctttataaacgatcatttagtttatattaaatagtattataattataaatcaaAATAATGAAATAGCTTCTATaactatatataaaaatattaatgttaaaagcgtgatcatttatcattatacatagaacaataatatccccacagttatgtagtcacaaaataattaaatttaataagtcataaacacctaaaataatacttagcatccaccattccttaTTCCTAACAATTACATAACTAATTCAGATATTCCGGTTCCAaatcaaatatacatatataatgttcaaaagataAAATAATGACACTAAATAGAACTAGGCTAAACACATTTGCTCAATCAATAATTCACCTTATCCTCAttcgcgtcactaggctcctAGAATGGGAGACACatagggggtgagcttataaagctcggtaggaaaacaactaataatataggacccaaaagtttaataaaacTCTTGCTTAGTtggctttgaaaacaaaacatatatcatgatgtataaaccaaaatagagagaaaccacaaataatcataagagcatagctacaagtgcacatcacaccgtccaataaatccctagttcccgttacccaccatagaaaaaccaACATCTTAAACCGGGCAGttggacctgataaccaccacaagggggaggcttAGAGCACTTCTTGTATATAGATGCTATGTCTTTatacctacaggtgagtggacacctgatctacctatgatgacacagagactaggtcgtgaaacaacatgcacaaatcaagatcactatggctctcatcggcATAACCAAATGcaagtaaacatgaaaagaaataaacgcattccctttatattttagaaaattgggcagcataacagctgcatttgaataaaacccaaaaatcataacctgcataaataagtgaataaaaatatatttgacaCTCAGTGACCTCAAAACAGATCAGGAAACATGCATATtaagtttttaatttttcaaacattttataaatataaaaattggaatatgtttaatgcaattcaatacgagTAATATAAGTCTATTAGTCAAGTTGAGTtcctacctccttagaattttcaaTCCGAGCCAAAAGCGACGCTgctaagcttaacgatgatcctaCAATGTTTTAGTCCAATTTTAATATCACGattttcctacgtgcaccaaacAAGCAAACAATTATTATCATTgtattccttattcaaaatcatgTCCAACGatatataatatgactatattttaaatttcaaattctgGAACCTCACCCAAACAGTGCACAATAGCAGATGGTGGAGGTAGTGAGCGGTGTATCGAAAACATCAATGAATGTAGGCgtggcatatatcaaaatgacCACATCAGCGAGTAGATCACATTCATGTGAACCATCGTTCCAAAAAGTGTTCAGACTCGCCGGAACGTTGCCGGAAAGTagcggagatacccaaaatctcgccggagaaaaacgacgagttgaccggaatgacttagtgggttttgttcctctctccACGCTGTTTCCAAAGGTACCAACCACTCATCGAGGGGTATTCGGAGTTGGCCGGAAAACACAGTCAAAGTTGACGGACAAAAACTTTGACGGACTATTCCAAATAGTTGACAGCGAGTTAGGCAGCGCCGGTTGGTGGTTGAGGTTGTCGGAGTAAGATGAATTAAATGATTTGCCAAGTGTCAAAAATAGTGGTTGCCGGAGGTTGGATCTGTGTGGTGGTGGTGTGTGGCCgtggagagaagagagaaagaagataagagaaagagaagagagagagagagagtagacggggaaagagaaagaaaaagataaaaaaaaaagagaagaaataatTATTTGACTCTTTTGACTTAAAGTGGGTCCCACCcgtaaaaatatattatttaaattaaattttgttttttttaagtcTGAGTCTTTACATATAAGCTCCtgcatattaattatatattcgTTTATTCAAGAATTAAAAAGTCTTTACATTTTTACAGAATATTTTTATGgcgttaaaaataattttatataccCTTTACGTTATGATATTCATTTTCcaaatttagtttattttattggATTCTTTTTCCCGTTTTACCACTTTATAATTAATTACTTATGCATAAGCCAACTAAATATCTTCACATGATTTTATAGCATAAGCCTATTTCTTAATATACACCATTTCTAATTTATTAGGTATTCAAAGAAACTAGATTATTCCATTTAAGAAACTAAAATTTTAACCAATATTATAGCAGCTAATAATGGTAGAAGAAAATATGGATGTGAGTGTGAAACATATTGAGATTTTATTATTGGCTTCAATTCTCAAGgggcaattttttttatttaatatattgttATTAATAATtgtgttttatgttatatatcatatatatgacACTTCAAAAAGATGATGTTGCAATGTGTACTTGAATAAGAAGTTATTGCTCTTTTTGATTTATCTGCTGGTTCTGAGATTAGTAGGATTCGATCGAAAATGACCCTTTTATAGTATAATATGCAACTCTGTTAGAATGCTTAGGGCAGCTCCAATAGGAttgcaaaataataaatatagtGCTAAAAAGGTACAAAATCAAATCCAACCAAACTTTATTTATCTCACTATTATGCTGTTAAGCTACAGTACTCCACCAAATATAGTGGGTACTGTAGGAACGGCAAAAACAAAttagtatttaataataaatatatatgtatattattttatatataagataaaataataaaataataaagaatatactttttggtgttgtggttggaatgaaaaaaatatataatgctAAGATTCTTTAATTTTAGTGTTGGTGTAATACCATATATGGTattataggttggaaatgacctTAACCACACTAAAAATAACAATTATTTAAGAACAGATAAGGAACTTCATACAATGTAAATTTTGGATGTGTAGACTATTCTTTTTATTAAAACAGTAAACTAAACAGAACCGAAAAAAGAATTAGTGATTAATGCAAGAATATAGTAGAAtcttatttattgatatttaaataaacaaattatgcaTAAAGTTGTTAACTAAATGGAAAATTTTCACTTTGATTGAATTGGTAGTGAAATTATATAACCAAAAAATCTATGATATAAGGCCATGAGGCAAATGTTTGAAAGGAAAAACTAAAGTCTTTCTATGCTCCCTGAGTTTTTTGCTGTTTGGCAACTTGGTCCCTGTGAAATTATTTTTGGCAATCAAGTCTTTGAGTTATAAAAATAGTAGCAACTAAGtcattttagttaattttttcataaaattctaaacttttaagtggataattttaaaattttctaaatATTTTACTCCAAATATTTTTACACATCCTGTTGTATTGGATAATTTAGAAATATTcattcaaaaactaaaaaaattcgtGAAAGAATTAACTAAGATGACCTAATTGCTATTGCAAGAGTATACATCGTAAGAAATGGAGATGGGACTTTGTAGTGGCATTTAGCTCGACCCTTGCGTAATATTCGCTAATCAAATGCAATACATTGGCAAACACAACCATCTCATTTGTAGTTATTGACAAAAGAGAGGTAACCGTCTAGGATTTGAATGCTGCTACACCAAAATGCGTAAAGTTTCATCTTGCTCTTAAATAAATATACACATGTAAACCTATAGAGAAATCGATCATCTATTGACgccaaaaaatatataatttttcttCTAGTTAACATGTTATTCAATTCACACAAGTCATTATGTATTAAATCAAGCAAATTTGAAGATTTTTCAACACTAGCAAAatgtttcttaatttttttttacttaatgcATAGTTCACATTTCTCAACATCTTTAACATCATAATTAATCACACCACATTTCGTTATTCTCTTAATAGTACTATAGCTTATATGAGAGCGTCTATAATGTCATAGAAAAATAGAATTAGAATCAAGTACATAACAAGAACTAAACAAATCTGTATTAGTATTGTCAATGATATAAAATTTTATCATCCCATCACACGAATAaccatttcttaaaaaaaatactcaaattgGACAAAATGATCTTTCTAGATTCAAACACCGCCTTATTCTCCATTGCAACCCAAATTTCCTTCGCCAATTTGGTGTTGATGTATTGAGAATGTGAACCCTACAAATGAGTTCATCTTCTTCCCTCTTCTTTTTTGCATCCACAACTTGAGAAGAACAATCTTTTGTTGGTAAAGACAATGGCTCCAAATCTGAATCCAAAATGTAGGAGATCTTGAGTGTAGTGAGGGGAATTTCATTTTGTCTTGCCATCTCACAAAATTTGATCCATCAAAACAATCAAAGCAAACAATACTTTGACTCATGAattttaaagaagaaaaaaaatgattaacCTTTCTTCATTGAGTTGTAGAAGCACAAAATATAGAATTTAATTGTTGGAAGTTGAAAGATAAGAACAAAAGTGGAGGAATAGAAAACAATAACAAcgagaggaaattacattttatatgggatttttaacagagtgtgcaaaaatatggttttttaaaacaaaaaagttaatttatgggtttatttacttttatgggtttatgccataattttacttttaatcaaattttattaatttggaagggtatgtttataatttgattattatttttaagctttttttttttttttatattgtttttatattacaaattttatattaaatttttctttggttgttttgcaattttttttttgtaatatgaattgattttaaaattattttttatttattataaacatgttttttttttattttgtacgtttttttttaaaTCCTAGGTAAGGTAACCAATTACTTAATTGATCtatgacagttatgtaaaaaaaatcttagagctaggttaaataacatgcaccagaaggggtaaccagttatcgtgagatgagtaactttctgccataagaggggtaaccagttacctaagaggggtgacgagttactcatattaaatatgaaaagaaacatcaaatttgaaggaaaaagtgaaagaacacttcattaaaaaaggaagaagaaataaATATAATCTTAGTAActtaggtaaccagttaccataaagaaaccataaatatacacacactagAATgttaaggtaactagttacccccagaaatatacacacaaagaacgtgtaggtaaccagttacccatttaCGTTTTCATATTtatattagttttctttccaaattttggcattcctataagtgttacagtacaaagaaaatgttgaaaaaattgatttgaattttttttacatataatgaaaaaaactataaaaaaaaatggaatgagaaaagaataagtacaaaaatgaaaaaaaatctgaaaaaataacaaaagaaatgatgaatgaaaaaaatagatgaataaataagaatgaaaagaagacgaataaaaataatggaaaaatgaaaagaaaaaaaataaaaaatggaagaagaaaaaaagctcatatgtgtgaaaaaaaatggaatgagaaaataataaatacaaaaatgaagaaaaaatagaatgaaaaaactgaaaaaatatgaacaaaaaaaatataaatgaaagataaaaaaaagataaatgaataaaaatgaaaaaataaagaagaagaatggaaagatggaaagaaaaaaaggatgaaggaaaaaattggtaaaacaaaaaagaaaaaggaaaaaatagaagaaaaatataagtaaggaaaaaaatagctgaaaaaataataaaaaaatgaaggaaaaaattaaaaattaaaaaaataaaataaaatcaccttcaaaatcaaagaaaacataactatgataaaaaaatgtggcatttctatattttagttaggtactaattgtgtttcccgtatttaattttttctttaataaattttcccatacaaattataaaaaaaatataattctcatatttttgcacattgatagtataaaagtcatattttttaaaaataccctAACAAAAAACATAAGAGAGACTTGAACAATTTGAGTAACTTTATCCAAAATTCTCTAATAATGGTTGCTTAAAGGTTCTACACACAAGAAATGAGAATTGAGACTAATCAAGCCCCTTTGAATTCTATAAGAGTAAgcaaaatctgaaaaaaaaaatctttgatAATGATATTAAaacgttagagagagagagagtaatttATAAAAAATGTGATCAATCACTTTTGACCCTATTATATTTTACAACTAGAAAATATAGTTGAATTCCGGGTAGtttttttgtaatgattaaaagatatatatatatttaaaaaaaaatggaagattGTGTGTAATTCATTTTCACTCTACTCATACAACATACTCTTTATATAGATATGTAAGAGCGTTTTGactgttatttttttttctttatgataATGTTCATTATATAGCGAGCCTCctacatattttttatttattttttttatatttttaaggtagaaaatttataaatcatGATATTTTGCataattattcattttttaataaatatttttattattttaattaataatgttcttaatcaaattaatatcacaTGTATACAtgtttgatatttttaattgcaagatattttggttttgaatttgaaatatcaaaacaataaatctAGAAGATaaatgtgttttgtctcattatctgtttggactatgtattttgtaaaatgattcaaataaaactataataaactcaattttgatgaacaaaaaattgaatataacaacacagttattCGGGAGAATGGTTGTGCTTttattctgagttgttagttaattttatgaattatttatgattttagttcaaaaaatatactttgatcaaaatcagatttaagaatttATTTGAGCTATTCGAAAGAGGGAAAATAGAGGTCCATCAAAATATAATCCCTAAGTTATAACGAAAATTGAAAAGCGATGGCATATGGATGATTGCAAGTTTTGAAAACAAATGATTGTGCAAATGCAATATAATTACTCAAAAAAAGGGGGCGTACGTATATGTTGTAAATAAAAGTTTCCCACACTATTAttgtaattaattttattattatatgtatatattcataaaataattctcaatatattttattttaattaggaaacataacatttatatattgtaatattcaaataatttaaataaatttaaaatcttGAGTTTACTCTTATAtatttatgactttcacaagttataTATATGAAAATCGTTAGAATTGAGTATGAGTGTGAACACTCTAGTGAGGCACCAGTTCTATTATAACACAATCTGTTATTTGTATTAGTTGTCTTGGTCTGTTATGTAACTAATTCTCTTGTAACAAATTCTAAACTGTTAGCtcagcttatatatatatatatatattgatatgagTCTCATCGTCTCGGTTGAGCTCTTCATTTCTACTCATTTTACTTCTCTCTCTAGTTTTGTTATTTCTTTATGCCATTGTTTTTCTAGTTCAGTTTTTGAGTTCAGTGAACTCTTACAAAAATTATTCTCAAAATATACTCTCTTTAACATGCATTACAAATATTTGGTTTATGAAATAGAAGAAAAGCGATCCAATATACATAATGGCGATGGCAACACTGAGTATGTACCAGTGACAAATGCTATCATCATTAAGACCAGGGCCATGATTGTTAATTTCATGCAGAGCTTGTAGTTCTTCCACTTGGTGTCATCATGTTCTCCTTCTACATATGTTATATTAAGAAAGATGTTCATAAAAACAGATGTAGCAGAGAGCAACATGGCCATTGTGTTTGTTATGATGAAGAATTGGAATGCTGTGTTGTTCTTCAGTACAGCACTCCCTGCTTCTTGTTGATGTTCAACCTCATCGCTTATGTAACCTCCTGGCATTGTAAATCCAGCTGCAAATGTCACTGTCGCAATCAATGTAGAAGTAACTATACTAGAttctttaaattttttaatgAGTTCCTTCTGCATATTATTAATCTTCTCGCAATTGAGTTCGAGTTCTAGGACATATTTTCCCACAGAAGGCTGTATGGAGTATTTATTGAAGAGTTCCAGCATTCTTCCctgttatatgtatatatatagtgatCAGTTTACAATAAGATATAACATAGCTAGATAAAACTCAAATTAtagaaattttattaattaattacctcACATATTGGAAATTGAAGCATATACACATCTTGAATATTGTTGTTTTGTTTGTTGAGTGACATCCTATTCACTTTGGGATGAGACAACAAAGCTTTTAGAACGAGCATATTCCATGAGGAAGTGGCAGCCATATGAAGCAAGGGGGTATTTCCATCCTTATCTTTTCTATTTAAAATTAATGATGATGCATGTTCTAAGATGAATTTTACGTTGGAGAGATATGTAGTTGTCACAGCATGGTGTAGAACATCTTTGCCTTCTTCGTCAACTTCTTTGTAGCTATTTGGACATCTTGTCAGAATTTCCTTCGTTATCTTATGACCATAATACTCATTGTAAGCTGCAATGTGAAGAGCTGTCATGCCTTTCTTATTTTGATGTATGCACTACTTTCATTATTTTTTAGCAACATTTTTATAATCTCCACCACATTTTTGTGATTCATAGCAACATAGTGCAGTGGAATACAACCATCATCATCTGCTTGTTTTGTCAGAAAATCTACTTTGTCCAAAATCATTTTTGTTATTCATGAAGAATTTAAGTAAATTATCTATAACATtagtaacaataataataataataaatattttagaagaaattacatatttacaaaatgttgacgccgtttttcgtcaaacagtgaaagaagagcacataaacaatagttgataatggccaattgaaataaaacaatgtaaacacacgatttttacgtggttcagcagttaaatctacctagtccacgagtctttgttattaaactcaagataaTCTCTAGGAATTcatcaagaatgaattctccagagttttctctcaaggatcagaatttcggtcctttacaatggtgcatgacctctctatt
Above is a window of Humulus lupulus unplaced genomic scaffold, drHumLupu1.1 SCAFFOLD_60, whole genome shotgun sequence DNA encoding:
- the LOC133812374 gene encoding protein ACCELERATED CELL DEATH 6-like, with translation MTALHIAAYNEYYGHKITKEILTRCPNSYKEVDEEGKDVLHHAVTTTYLSNVKFILEHASSLILNRKDKDGNTPLLHMAATSSWNMLVLKALLSHPKVNRMSLNKQNNNIQDVYMLQFPICEGRMLELFNKYSIQPSVGKYVLELELNCEKINNMQKELIKKFKESSIVTSTLIATVTFAAGFTMPGGYISDEVEHQQEAGSAVLKNNTAFQFFIITNTMAMLLSATSVFMNIFLNITYVEGEHDDTKWKNYKLCMKLTIMALVLMMIAFVTGTYSVLPSPLCILDRFSSIS